TTCCTGCGCAAAAACCGCGCGATGGGCCTGCCGCAGCAGTCCACCGGACCGTGGCGCGCGGCCCTGCAGGCGAACCTCGTGGGGCTGCTCTCGCGGGAACTGCCCAGCCACGCGGACAGTCAGGTGTTCTTCTGCTCCAGCGGCACCGAGGCCATCGAGGGCGCCCTGAAGTTCGCCAAGGCGTGGCGCCCCAAGGCGAAGTACCAGATCTCGTTCGCCAGCGGGTACCACGGCAAGACGCTCGGCAGCCTGAGCCTCACGCCGAACCCCGAGTACCAGGACATCTTCCGCCCGCTGATTCCCGGCGCGCTGACCAGCCCGTACGGGGACCTGGACGCCCTGACGCGCCTGATCCGCCGCGTCGGCGCGGACAGCGTGACCTGCGTGGTCGTGGAACCCATCCAGGGCGAGGGCGGCGTGAACATCCCCCC
This region of Deinococcus sp. JMULE3 genomic DNA includes:
- a CDS encoding aminotransferase class III-fold pyridoxal phosphate-dependent enzyme is translated as MSALPPGFISTRDVLDERLSGADVRRLELKYGNEELLYGLDVLGLAGPFSRVTPWELEDERGVRRINASGYAATPFGEMPPAITEFMHEFLRKNRAMGLPQQSTGPWRAALQANLVGLLSRELPSHADSQVFFCSSGTEAIEGALKFAKAWRPKAKYQISFASGYHGKTLGSLSLTPNPEYQDIFRPLIPGALTSPYGDLDALTRLIRRVGADSVTCVVVEPIQGEGGVNIPP